In one Nicotiana tomentosiformis chromosome 6, ASM39032v3, whole genome shotgun sequence genomic region, the following are encoded:
- the LOC138894313 gene encoding secreted RxLR effector protein 161-like produces MDIDEPDSSVNLKLYRGMIGSLLYLTISRPYIIFSVGLCARFLVNPKKSHLTVVERILRYLKGTTNLCLWYPKGSNFNLVGYVDTDYAGFHVDRKSTSGMAHFISSCLVSWATKKKYSMALSTAEAEYVVAASCYAQLIWIKQQSMDFEIDVGCIPIFCDNTNVISTTKNPVHHKRTKHIDVRHHFLRDNYEKGLITVEFCAIDKKIADIFTKALSRDHFERNMLELGMIKIT; encoded by the coding sequence atggatatagatgaacctgatTCATCTGTTAATctgaagttgtataggggaatgattggatCCTTGTTATATCTCACTATCAGTAGACCTTACATTATTtttagtgtaggcctttgtgctagatttctgGTGAATCCAAAGaagtctcacttgactgttgtcgagaggatcttgagatacctaaaaggtaCCACTAAcctctgtctatggtatccaaaaggtagtaatttcaacttagtaGGATATGTTGATACTGATTATGCAGGGTTTcatgtggatagaaagagcacctcaggtatggcacactttattagctcatgtcttgtgtcttgggccaccaaaaagaaaTATTCTATGGCCttgtctactgctgaagctgagtatgttgtcgCTGCCTCATGTTATGCTCAATTGATATGGATCAAACAACAATCAATGGACTTTGaaattgatgtaggttgtatccccatcttttgtgataacaccaATGTAATTAGTacgaccaagaacccggttcatcataaaagaactaagcacatagatgttaggcatcactttttgagggacaactatgaaaaaggtttgatcactgtggaattttgtgctattGACAAgaaaatagctgacatcttcacaaaagctctaagtagagatcactttgaaaggaacatgttagaattagggatgattaagatcacctaa